GTGCCGATGTACCCCCATATGTTGTCGAGCAGGCCAATTGTGGTCGATGGCAACAGTGAGCTGAAAATCGTCGTGTCGAAAAACATGCAGATTTACCCGCAGGTCTCCTGCGACGGGCAGAACCACTTCACCTGCGCGCCGGGCGACACCATCACCGTCAGCAAGAAAGCGCAGAAGCTGCGATTGATTCATCCGCTCGACCACAACTATTACGAAGTCTGCCGCACCAAGCTCGGCTGGGGCAGCAAGCTGGGTGGTGGAGGCGACTGATGCTCGATCCCGCACGCAGTTATGACCTGATTGGTGACGTGCACGGATGCGCCTTGACCCTCGAACACTTGCTTGACCGTCTCGGTTATCACAAGCAGGGCGGGGTCTGGCGGCATCCATCGCGCATGGCCGTGTTCGTCGGCGACATCATCGACCGTGGCCCGCGGATTCGCGAGGCGCTGCACATCGTCCACGACATGGTCGAGGCCGGTCAGGCCTTGTGCATCATGGGCAACCATGAATTCAACGCTTTGGGCTGGAGCACCCCGGCGCCTCCGGGCAGCGGCAAGCAGTTCGTCCGTGAACACACGCCGCGCCACGCGCGATTGCTCCATGAAACCCTGACTCAGTTCGAAGACCATCCCGGCGACTGGCACGACTTTCAGCAGTGGTTCTATGAGCTGCCGCTGGTGGTGGATGCCGGGCGTTTCCGTGTGGTGCATGCCTGCTGGGACGCCGGCCTGATCGAACCGCTGCGCGGACTGTTTCCCGATGCACGCATCGATGAGCATTTCCTCCAGGCCTCGGCCGTGCCCGGCAGCTTTGCCTGCACCGTGTTCGACCGCCTGCTGCGCGGCACCGACATGCGTCTGCCGGACGGCCAGACCATGACCAGTGGTGACGGTCTGGTGCGTTCGTTCTTCCGCACCAAGTTCTGGGAGGACGACCCGAAAACCTACGGCGACATCGTCTTCCAGCCCGACGCACTGCCGGAGCCAGTCGCACAAACACCGCTGACTTCAACGGAAAAGAATTCCCTGCTGCGCTACGGCGTCGATGAGCCTTTGCTGTTCGTCGGTCATTACTGGCGCAGCGGCAAACCGGCGCCGATCCGCCCGAACCTCGCGTGTCTGGATTACAGCGCGGTGCTTTACGGCAAACTCGTCGCCTATCGTCTGGATCAGGAAACCCGCCTCGATCCGCATAAATTTGTCTGGGTCGATGTCGAGCGACCGGAGGTGCTGCAATGAGTGCGGTAGCGGTATTGCGTCTGCCCCTGGCGGTGGACTTGAGCGGTTTTGTCACGCTGCTGCAACGCATGCAGGTGCCGCACCGGGTCAGTGAAGAGGCGGGCGAACAGGTATTGTGGGCGCCAGCGGAGATCAGCGACGACGTGCGTTCGCTGTACGAGCGCTTCCCGGCCGGCGATCCCGAGCAAACCCTGGACATCCCGGTAGCCCAGACCTTCAAGCGTCCGGGCTTCGTCGAACAACTCAAGCACGCCAAGGCCACAGGCTTCATTCTGCTGCTGTGCCTGATCGTCGGCGGTTTGACCTTTCTCGGCGAGAACCTGGAGACCCTGCGCTGGCTGACCTTCCTCGATTTCCGTGTGATCGGCGAATACATCCACTTCACGCCGTTGGCTGACAGCCTCGCGGCGGGGCAGTGGTGGCGGTTGGTGACGCCGATGCTGATCCACTTCGGCATCCTCCACCTGGCCATGAACGGCATGTGGTACTGGGAGCTGGGGCGGCGCATCGAGTCGCGTCAGGGCAGTATCAATTTGATAGGCCTGACGTTGCTGTTCAGCCTGGTGTCCAACTACGCGCAGTTCGCCTGGAGCGGCGCGACCTTGTTCGGCGGACTGTCCGGTGTGCTTTACGGTTTGCTCGGCCATTGCTGGATCTTCCAGGTGTTGTCACCGAACCCGGCCTATCGCCTGCCGCGCGGCGTATTGGTGATGATGCTGGTGTGGCTGCTGGTGTGCATGTCCGGGCTGATCTCGATGATCGGCTTCGGCGAAATTGCCAACGCCGCCCACGTCGGCGGGTTACTCATCGGATGCTTCACCGGTTTGTTGGGTGGTTTGTATAACCGCCGTAAACTGGCCGCCTAAAATTTTCAGTGAATAAAGAGCACGGAGACCCTGATGTCCTCTTTTAACGAAATGATCAAAAACATCACCCCGGATATCTACGAGAGCCTGAAACTGGCCGTGGAAATCGGCAAGTGGTCGGACGGTGGTAAGCTCACCGCCGAACAGCGTGAGCTGTCGTTGCAGGCGATGATCGCCTGGGAAATCCAGAACCTGCCTGAAGACCAGCGCACCGGTTACATGGGCCCGCAAGAATGTGCGTCGAAGTCGATCGAAGTGCCGAACATCCTGTTCAAGTCGGATGCCATCCATTGATTGAGATTGGCCGCGGTGCAATCAGCAAAATGTCGGCGCGCCTGGACGGGCCGAACGTGCAATACGCATTTCGTCTGGATGACGTCGAGGTGCCGGTCAATCCAATGATCGGCACCACGGTGCGTCTGGAGTACCTGGGGGCGATCCACTGCACCCATTGCGGGCGCAAGACCAAAACCAGTTTCAGTCAGGGTTACTGCTACCCGTGCATGACCAAACTGGCCCAGTGCGACATCTGCATCATGAGCCCGGAGCGCTGCCACTTTGACGCCGGCACCTGCCGCGAGCCTGAGTGGGGGGAGAAATTCTGCATGACCGACCACGTGGTTTACCTGGCCAATTCGTCGGGGATCAAGGTTGGCATCACCCGTGCAACGCAATTGCCGACCCGCTGGCTCGACCAGGGTGCCAGTCAGGCGTTGCCGATCATGCGGGTGTCGACGCGGCAGCAGTCGGGCTTTGTTGAAGACCTGTTCCGTAGCCAGGTAGCGGATAAAACCAACTGGCGTGCGCTGCTCAAGGGCGATGCGGTGGCGGTCGATCTGGCACAAGTGCGCGATCAACTGTTTGAAAGCTGCGCCGAAGGCCTGCAAGGCTTGCAGGAGCGATTCGGCCTACAGGCGATTCAGACGATTGCCGATGTCGAACCGCTCGAAATCCGCTATCCGGTCGAGCAGTACCCAGCCAAAATCGTCAGCTTCAACCTGGACAAGAACCCGATAGCCGAAGGTACGCTGCTGGGGATCAAGGGCCAGTACCTGATCTTCGATACCGGCGTGATCAACATTCGTAAGTACACGGCTTATCAGCTCGCCGTGCATCAATAAGGACTCCAGCATGCGCAC
The sequence above is drawn from the Pseudomonas sp. FP2196 genome and encodes:
- a CDS encoding rhomboid family intramembrane serine protease gives rise to the protein MSAVAVLRLPLAVDLSGFVTLLQRMQVPHRVSEEAGEQVLWAPAEISDDVRSLYERFPAGDPEQTLDIPVAQTFKRPGFVEQLKHAKATGFILLLCLIVGGLTFLGENLETLRWLTFLDFRVIGEYIHFTPLADSLAAGQWWRLVTPMLIHFGILHLAMNGMWYWELGRRIESRQGSINLIGLTLLFSLVSNYAQFAWSGATLFGGLSGVLYGLLGHCWIFQVLSPNPAYRLPRGVLVMMLVWLLVCMSGLISMIGFGEIANAAHVGGLLIGCFTGLLGGLYNRRKLAA
- a CDS encoding metallophosphoesterase yields the protein MMLDPARSYDLIGDVHGCALTLEHLLDRLGYHKQGGVWRHPSRMAVFVGDIIDRGPRIREALHIVHDMVEAGQALCIMGNHEFNALGWSTPAPPGSGKQFVREHTPRHARLLHETLTQFEDHPGDWHDFQQWFYELPLVVDAGRFRVVHACWDAGLIEPLRGLFPDARIDEHFLQASAVPGSFACTVFDRLLRGTDMRLPDGQTMTSGDGLVRSFFRTKFWEDDPKTYGDIVFQPDALPEPVAQTPLTSTEKNSLLRYGVDEPLLFVGHYWRSGKPAPIRPNLACLDYSAVLYGKLVAYRLDQETRLDPHKFVWVDVERPEVLQ
- a CDS encoding YeaC family protein, giving the protein MSSFNEMIKNITPDIYESLKLAVEIGKWSDGGKLTAEQRELSLQAMIAWEIQNLPEDQRTGYMGPQECASKSIEVPNILFKSDAIH
- a CDS encoding DUF2797 domain-containing protein, whose translation is MIEIGRGAISKMSARLDGPNVQYAFRLDDVEVPVNPMIGTTVRLEYLGAIHCTHCGRKTKTSFSQGYCYPCMTKLAQCDICIMSPERCHFDAGTCREPEWGEKFCMTDHVVYLANSSGIKVGITRATQLPTRWLDQGASQALPIMRVSTRQQSGFVEDLFRSQVADKTNWRALLKGDAVAVDLAQVRDQLFESCAEGLQGLQERFGLQAIQTIADVEPLEIRYPVEQYPAKIVSFNLDKNPIAEGTLLGIKGQYLIFDTGVINIRKYTAYQLAVHQ